A genome region from bacterium includes the following:
- a CDS encoding (Fe-S)-binding protein, translating to MAAGFLGRTLYRRFAVLIKVAPVARFDRIPERVNAVVQYVLGQKKFVVGEQPLKGDRAAGWMHFFIFWGFTILAVQVVHMFVRGFVPGFHLPLLSVDLLGGPYLLLKDIIQLVVLGAISMALARWLITHPARLYGFAPAENRLRGQSHGEAILILCFIGTIMIGGFLYDGGHLFAGAETPEIARERAWQPLSTLIGLALFSAGGAGLAELASNVGWWLHNCVILVFMNLLPLSKHFHILTSVPNVFFKKLEPTGQLSKQDLSENATTFGTSYINQFTWKQVLDMYSCTECGRCSSHCPATISGKELAPRQLMLNLRDYLYENEGAVLAAPAAAAQAGAADGAMTTIGENIVGERLIHDEVLWACTTCRACEEACPVLIEYVDKIVDMRRHLVQEESRFPPELTRTFKSMETQGNPWGIDAGSRADWAEGLAIPTLADKPDAEYLYFVGCAGSFDDRHKRTTQALVRVLRAADVDFAILGVEEPCNGETARRIGNEYLFQAMAQMAVEVLNGYQVRKIITNCPHCFNTFKNDYPQFGGNFEVIHATELVDRLISEGRLELNGAGQPRAITYHDSCYLGRYNGVFDAPRSILGKIPGVRLKEMERSRRFGMCCGAGGGRMWMEEEPTQRVNFRRVEQALETKPDAVAVACPFCMTMVDDGLKSKGLEDKVPAIDVMELVANSLKS from the coding sequence GTGGCCGCAGGGTTCCTCGGGCGGACGCTCTATCGGCGCTTCGCCGTCCTCATCAAAGTTGCGCCGGTGGCGCGTTTCGACCGGATTCCGGAGCGCGTCAACGCCGTCGTTCAGTATGTTCTCGGTCAAAAAAAATTCGTTGTGGGCGAACAGCCGCTGAAGGGCGATCGGGCCGCCGGATGGATGCACTTCTTCATCTTCTGGGGCTTCACGATCCTGGCGGTCCAGGTGGTTCACATGTTCGTGCGCGGCTTCGTCCCCGGGTTCCACCTGCCGCTCCTCTCGGTGGACCTCCTCGGCGGACCGTATCTGCTGCTGAAGGACATCATCCAACTGGTGGTTCTGGGGGCGATCTCCATGGCGCTGGCGCGCTGGCTGATCACTCACCCGGCGCGTCTGTACGGCTTCGCTCCGGCGGAGAATCGCCTTCGTGGCCAGTCGCATGGAGAGGCCATCCTGATCCTGTGTTTCATCGGCACGATCATGATCGGCGGGTTCTTGTACGACGGTGGACACCTGTTCGCCGGCGCTGAAACGCCGGAGATCGCCAGGGAGCGCGCCTGGCAGCCGCTCAGCACACTGATCGGATTGGCGCTGTTCAGCGCCGGCGGGGCGGGGCTGGCGGAGTTGGCGAGCAACGTCGGCTGGTGGCTGCACAACTGCGTCATTCTGGTGTTCATGAATCTGCTGCCGCTGTCCAAGCACTTCCATATCCTCACGTCGGTGCCGAACGTGTTCTTCAAGAAGCTCGAGCCGACGGGGCAGCTCAGCAAGCAGGATCTTTCGGAGAATGCGACCACTTTTGGGACCTCGTACATAAACCAGTTCACCTGGAAGCAGGTGCTGGACATGTATTCATGCACCGAATGCGGTCGGTGTTCCTCTCACTGTCCGGCCACGATCAGCGGCAAGGAGCTGGCGCCGCGCCAACTGATGCTGAACCTGCGCGACTATCTCTACGAGAATGAGGGGGCGGTGCTGGCTGCGCCTGCGGCGGCAGCACAGGCAGGGGCCGCCGATGGCGCGATGACGACGATCGGCGAGAACATCGTCGGCGAGCGTCTGATCCACGATGAGGTTCTGTGGGCCTGTACGACCTGCCGAGCCTGCGAGGAGGCCTGCCCGGTTCTGATCGAGTATGTCGATAAGATCGTCGACATGCGGCGGCATCTCGTTCAGGAGGAGTCGCGCTTCCCGCCCGAGCTCACGCGGACCTTCAAGTCGATGGAGACGCAGGGGAACCCGTGGGGCATCGACGCCGGCTCCCGCGCTGACTGGGCCGAGGGGCTCGCGATACCGACCCTCGCGGACAAGCCGGACGCCGAGTACCTGTACTTCGTCGGCTGCGCCGGGTCATTCGACGATCGCCACAAGCGGACGACACAAGCGCTGGTCAGAGTGCTGCGCGCCGCCGACGTTGACTTCGCCATCCTCGGGGTCGAGGAGCCCTGCAATGGCGAGACCGCGCGCCGCATCGGCAACGAGTACCTCTTCCAGGCGATGGCGCAGATGGCGGTCGAAGTCTTGAACGGCTACCAGGTGCGCAAAATCATCACCAACTGTCCGCACTGCTTCAACACGTTCAAGAACGATTACCCGCAGTTCGGGGGCAACTTCGAGGTGATCCACGCCACGGAGCTGGTGGATCGGCTGATCAGTGAGGGCAGGCTCGAGCTCAACGGCGCCGGCCAACCGCGCGCCATAACCTACCACGACTCCTGCTACCTCGGCCGCTACAATGGCGTCTTCGATGCTCCACGCAGCATCCTCGGCAAGATTCCCGGGGTGCGCCTCAAGGAGATGGAGCGGAGCCGGCGCTTCGGCATGTGCTGCGGCGCGGGTGGCGGCCGCATGTGGATGGAGGAGGAGCCGACGCAGCGCGTCAACTTCCGCCGCGTCGAGCAGGCCCTGGAGACGAAACCCGATGCCGTCGCGGTCGCCTGTCCGTTCTGTATGACGATGGTGGACGACGGGCTGAAGTCGAAGGGGCTGGAGGACAAGGTCCCGGCCATCGACGTCATGGAGTTGGTGGCCAACTCGTTGAAGTCTTGA